From the genome of Acidihalobacter aeolianus:
GAGGGTGCCGGGGTGCGAAAGTCATGCGCCATGGCCGACACCAACCCTCTACTCGCCGCACTCCGGCCGGGACATCCGCTCCGCGAGCGCCTGTGGCAGTATGCGCTGCTCGTGCGCGCCAATCGCCCGATCGGCGCGCTGCTGCTGGTCTGGCCCATGCTCTGGTGCCTGTGGATCGCCGCCGACGGCCGCCCCGATCCCTGGGTGCTCGTGGTGTTTCTCGCCGGCACCTGGGTGATGCGCTCGGCCGGCTGCGCGATCAACGACTTCGCCGACCGCGACTTCGACGGCCACGTCGCCCGTACCCGCCAACGCCCGCTGGCCGCCGGCCGCATCCGCCCCATCGAGGCGATCGGCGTGTTCCTGGCGCTCAGCCTGGTCGCCTTCCTGCTGGTGCTGAGCATGAACCGGGAGACGGTGTACCTCTCCTTCGGCGGGGTCGCGCTGGCGGCGAGCTATCCCTTCATGAAGCGCTTTCACCACCTGCCCCAGGTGCATCTCGGCGCCGCCTTCGGCTGGGCCGTGCCCATGGCCTGGACCGCACAGACCGGCGCATGGCCCAGCCCGCTCGCCTGGCTGATCTTCATCGCCGCGGTACTGTGGGCGACCATCTACGACACCATGTACGCCATGGCCGACCGCGAGGACGATCTCAAGATCGGGCTCAAGTCGACGGCCATCCTGTTCGGCGACGCCGACCGGCTGATCATCGGCGTGCTGCAGGTAATGATGATGGTCGCGCTCTATCTGATCGGTCGCGACGCGCATCTGGGCTGGCCCTACGCCCTCGCCCTGGTCGTGGCAGCGGGCATGTTCGTCTACCAGCAACTGCTCATCGCCTATCGCGTGCCCGAATTCTGCTTCCGCGCCTTCATGCACAACAACTGGTTCGGTTTCACAGTATTCGCCGGCATCGTCCTGTCCTATCTGCTGCGTGCCTGACCGGCACGCGCAAAGCTCCACACCTCCACGCGACTGGCACCCGCACGGCGCAGCACGCGGGCCAGTTCCTCGACCGTGGCCCCGGTGGTCATCACGTCGTCGACGATCGCCACCGACCCGCTCAGACGCCGCCCGCGCCGCATCGCGAAGACCCCGCGCACGTTGGCGCGCCGGCGGCGGGCCGGGAGCGTCATCTGCGGCGGCGTGGCCCGCTGACGGCGCACGCCGAACGCCTCGACCCGCACCCCGAAATGGCGTGCCAGCTCGCGTGCCAGCTCCAGCGACTGGTTGTAGCCGCGCCCGCGCAGGCGGGCCGTATGCAGCGGAACCGGGATCAGCAACGGCGGCGGGCGTCGCCCATCGGCCACGGCCGCACGCCGGAACAGCTCGCCGAGCAGACGGGCATTGGCGAGCCTGCCGCGAAACTTGAACTCCGCTATCAGCCGGTCGACCGGTGGCGCATAGCGGTATGGGGCGTAGACCGCGGCGTAGGGCGGAGGTCGGCGTACGCAGCGGCCGCACACGCTGCCCGCCGCCTCCGCCGGCAAGGGTCTGCCGCAAGACGGACAGGCCTGCTCCACCCGTGGCAGATCGGCCTCGCAACCCACACACAAGTCGAGGCCGGGCTGACCGGCGTCGCCGCACAACGCGCAAACCTGCGGATACAGCCGCTCCAGGAAACCACCCCACAGCCTGCGTGCCGACCCATGATCCATAGCGCCCCCCCCAAGTTGACATGACAGAGTCCGCCGTTAGACTCCCCTCACACACGTCAGATAGGCCGTGCATGACCGAGGCCAGCGCCACACCCAGATCGATCAGCGCCCGCTCGGCGCGCAACGCCGCGACTCTGTTCAACTATGGCAACATCGCGGCCTTTCTGCTGCCGTTTCCGCTGGTGATCTTCTGGTTCGGCGCCTCGATGTTCATCTACGCCATGAACCGCCAGCATCCCAACCCGCGGGTCGGCCATTACACCCAGATCGCCGCTTACCGCTTCTACGCCATGACCGGATTCCTGATCGTCGCCGGCACCTATTTCCCGCCCCGGCTGTCACATTTTCTGATCTACTGGGGGGTATCCGCGGCTATCATGATCCCCTGGTCGATCTACGACCTGATCCGCATCCACCGGGAATGCTGGGAGGATACCCCCCTCGCGCCCACTGCACAGACGCCGGAATGACCATGCACACGACCCGCCACGACTGGGCGATCGAAGAGATCGAAACCCTGTTCGACCAGCCCTTCAACGACCTGCTTTTCGCGGCTCAGCAGACCCACCGCGAGCACTTCGACCCCAACGCCGTACAGGTCAGCAGCCTGCTCTCGATCAAGACCGGCGCCTGCCCCGAGGACTGCGCCTATTGTCCGCAGAGCGCACACCACCACACCGAACTGGAACGCGAGCGCCTCCTCCCGCTGGAAGAAGTCGTGGCCGAGGCGCGCGCGGCCAAGGCCAAGGGCGCGACCCGCTTCTGCATGGGCGCGGCCTGGCGCAACCCCACCGACCGCAACCTCGAACGCGTCGCGGAGATGGTCTCGGCCGTCCGTGCGGAAGGGCTGGAGACCTGTGTGACCCTCGGCATGCTTGAGGCCCGTCAGGCCGAACGCCTGAAGGCCGCCGGCCTCGACTACTACAACCACAACCTCGACACCTCGCCCGAGTTCTACGGCAGGATCATCACCACCCGCGTCTACGAGGACCGCCTGAACACCCTCGCACACGTACGCGAGGCCGGCATCAGCGTGTGCACCGGCGGCATCGTCGGCATGGGCGAGTCGCGCCGCGATCGCGCCCGCCTGCTGCAGCAGCTCGCCAATCTCCCGCGTCATCCCGAATCGGTGCCGATCAACAATCTGGTGCAGGTCGAGGGCACGCCGCTGCATGGCATCGAGGCAATCGATCCGCTCGAATTCGTACGCACCATCGCCGCCGCCCGTCTGTTGATGCCGCAGAGCCACGTACGCCTCTCCGCCGGGCGCCTGGACATGAGCGACGAGCTGCAGGCCCTGTGCTTCCTCGCCGGCGCCAACTCAATCTTCTACGGCGAAAAGCTGTTGACCACGGACAACCCCGAAGCGGATCGCGACCGCGAACTGTTCCGCCGGCTAGGCATTCACGCCGCGCCGGCCCACCGCGGAACCGCCGAAACCGCGTCCGCGCAACGGGCCTGAGGCATGTTCGACCTGCACCAGCGGCTGGAGGCGCGTCGCGCCGCCGGACTGCAACGCTTCCGCCGTCAGGTCGAAGGACCAGCCGGACCGCTGCAGCGCATCGACGGACGCGAGATCCTGAGCTTCTGCAGCAACGACTACCTCGGCCTCGCCGGCCATCCGGCAATCGCCGAGGCGCTGCGTCGCGGCAGCCTCGCCTACGGCACCGGCAGCGGCTCGGCGCACCTCATCAACGGGCACTCACGCGCACACCACGCGCTCGAGGAAGCGCTGGCCGAATTCGTCGGCCGGCCGCGCGCGCTGCTCTTTTCCACCGGCTACATGGCCAACCTGGGGACGGTTGCCGCCCTGGTCGGCCGCGGCGACAGCGTGGTCGAGGACCGCCTGAACCACGCCTCGCTGATCGACGCCGGCACGCTCTCCGGAGCGAAACGTTTACGCTACGCCCACGCCGATGTCGACTCCGCCCGCCGCCAGCTCTCCCGCGCGGAAGGCGACACCCTGCTGCTCACCGACGGCGTGTTCAGCATGGACGGCGACGTCGCCCCGCTGCCCGCCCTGGTAGAGGCCGCACGCGAATGCGGCGCCTGGCTGATGGTGGACGACGCCCACGGCATCGGCGTACACGGATCCGGCGGGCGCGGCACCCTGGCCCGCTACGGCCTGGGTCAGCAAGACGCCCCGGTGTTGATGGGCACCCTCGGCAAGGCCCTCGGCACCGCCGGCGCCTTCGTCGCCGGCGACGAGGACTTGATCGAATACCTGATCGGCGCGGCCCGCACCTACCTGTTCACGACCGCAATGCCCGCCGCACTCGCCGAGGCGACACTGCAGGCGTTGACGCTGGCGCGCGAGGAGGAATGGCGCCGCGAACGCCTTAGCGAACTGATCGTCCGCCTGCGCGGCGGCGCCGCGGCGCTCGGCCTGACGCTGATGCCCTCGGACACGCCCATCCAGCCCATCCTCATCGGCGACAGCGCACAGGCGCTGGCAGTCGCGGACGCGCTGTGGGCGCAGGGCATCCTCGTGCCCGCCATCCGTCCACCCACGGTCGCGGAAGGCCAGGCGCGGCTGCGCATCACCCTGAGCGCCGCACACGAACCCGAGCAGGTGGACCGCCTGCTCGAAACCCTGGCCGCCGTCCTCGCCTCGCCCGTCGGTTCGGTCGCCGCCGACGCTACATGAGCCCGCGGTCGGCGAGCGATACCACCGTTTCGCCAACCACCAGATGATCGAGCAGGCGCACGTCGACCAGGGCGAGGGCCTCGCGCAGCCGGCGCGTGATCGCCTCGTCGGCGGCACTCGGGTCGGCCACGCCGGAGGGGTGGTTGTGCGCCACGATCAGCGCCGCGGCATTGTGATGCAACGCACGACGCACGACCTCCCGCGGGTGCACGCTGGCACCGTCGATGGTGCCCTGGAACAGCTCCTCGCAGGCAATGACACGATGCCGCCCGTCGAGAAACAGGCAGGCGAAGGCCTCGCTCGGCCGGTCACGCAGACGCGCGGCCAGATAGCGCCCGGCAGCGTCAGGACCGTCGATCGTCCCACCGCGTTCGAGTTCCTCCCACAAATACCGCCGCGCCATCTCCAGCACCGCCTGCAATTGCACGTATTTCGCCTCGCCTAGTCCCTTGCCGCGGCAAAAATCCTCTCGCGGCGCCGCAAGCAGCGGGCGCAAGCCGCCGAATTCGGCCAGCAGCTCGCGGGCAAGGTCGACCGCACTTTTGCCGCGTACCCCGGTACGCAGAAAGATTGCCAGCAGGTCGGCGTCGCCCAGCGATTCCGCGCCACGTGCGAGCAGACGCTCACGTGGTCGCTCGCCGGCAGGCCAGTCTTTGATGCCCATCGCCCCCCCTTGCACCGAGATTGCGAACCCCATGCAACCCTGTGCGTTTTGTAGTCTCAGGAATATCCGCCCGCTTGTGTGATGTATTTGTTCATCTCAAGGTGATGATGGTTCATGCGCTTGAGTACCTGGTGACCGAGACGCACGATCGCGCGCATCACGTGATAGACGACATGTGGATGCGATTGAACGAGGGACTCGAGGGCCGAACGCTCCAGCGACAGCAGCACCGAATCGCACTCGGTGATCAGCGTGGCCGAATGCGGCGCGCCGTCGACGAAGCCCATCTCGCCGCAGAGTCCGCCAGGACCCATCACGTGCAGCACCAGCGGCTCGCCGCGCGCCACTTCCTGCACCACCCGGATACGCCCCTCGGCGACCACGTAGAGGGTGTGATCCGTCTCGCCTTCGCGCAGCACCACATCGCCTTCGCCGACCTGGCGCAGACCCATGATGCCTTCAAGCACTTCGCAATCGGAAGGCGTGAGGTCCTGGGTTATGGGCGAACCCTTGATATATTCGAGCAAATGCATGTTTTCGGGGACCATGATTACAATACTCCTATGGTGGTTGTGGGTGCCGGTCGGTATTTTTTGTTTTACTCGTGGTGACCGAACAACCGCTCTACTAGTTTAGGCGGATACCATGAAAAATCCCCGCCGAAGCACTCGTTGGTTCACCCTGCGCACGCTGTTGCCTGCCATTGGGCTGTCCCTGGCGGCTCTGCTCGAAGGTTGTGTGCCGGTCTTCCCCGGCCCCCCCGGCATGGGCATGGTGGTTCGCGCCGGCCCACCGCCACCACGAATCGAACTGGTGGCTCCACGCCCCTATGCCGGCGCCATCTGGGTACCCGGACATTGGAGCTGGGTCGGCCGCTGGCAGTGGTACGGCGGTCACTGGGCCCGCCCACCCCATCCACGCTCGCGCTGGGTGCCTGGATACTGGGAACACCGAGGCAGAGGTTGGCTGTACCACCGCGGCTACTGGCACCCTTAGCCGGGTCCGTAGCGCTCGCATTTGCTAAACTGCCCGGGTCCGGGCCGGCCACATTTGCATGTCGACACCACTCGCGCATTCTCGAATCCTGCTGGGGGTCACCGGCGGCATCGCCGTCTACAAGGCCTGCGAGCTGACGCGCCTGCTGGTCAAGGCCGGCTGCGAGGTCCGCGTGGCGATGACCGCGGCCGCCTGCGAGTTCGTCACCCCGCTGACCTTCCAGGCGCTGTCCGGCAATCCCGTACACACCACACTGCTGGACGAACGTGCCGAGGCCGGCATGGGACACATCGAGCTGGCGCGCTGGGCCAACGCCGTGCTCGTCGCCCCCGCCAGCGCCGACTTCATGGCGCGCCTCGCGCACGGGCTGGCCGACGACCTGCTCGCCACCCTGTGCCTCGCCACCGAGGCGCCGCTGTATCTCGCCCCGGCGATGAACCGCGTGATGTGGGCCAATCCGGCGACGCAGGCGAACCGCACGCTGCTCGAATCCCGCGGCATCGCCCTGCTGGGCCCCGCCGAAGGCGATCAAGCCTGCGGCGAGATCGGCGCCGGGCGCATGTTCGAACCCGCCGAGATTCTCGCCGCACTGGGCGAGTACAAGGGCCCGCTGGCCGGCGTGCGCGTCACCGTCACCGCCGGCCCGACGCGGGAACCCATCGACCCGGTGCGCGTGATTGCCAACCGCAGCTCGGGCCGCATGGGCTTCGCCATCGCTGCCGCAGCGCGCGCCGCCGGGGCCCAGGTGACGCTGATCGCCGGTCCCGTCGCCCTGGCAACGCCACGCGGCGTGAGCCGCGTCGATGTCGAGACCGCCGCCGACATGCACCGCGCGGTGCTGAGCGTGCTGCCGTCGACCGATCTCTTCGTCGCCGCCGCCGCGGTGGCCGACTACCGGCCCGCCGCCGCCAGCACGCACAAGCTCAAGAAGACTGCCGACACGCTCGCCCTCGCGCTCGAACGCACGCCGGACATCCTCGCCGAGGTTT
Proteins encoded in this window:
- the ubiA gene encoding 4-hydroxybenzoate octaprenyltransferase, which translates into the protein MADTNPLLAALRPGHPLRERLWQYALLVRANRPIGALLLVWPMLWCLWIAADGRPDPWVLVVFLAGTWVMRSAGCAINDFADRDFDGHVARTRQRPLAAGRIRPIEAIGVFLALSLVAFLLVLSMNRETVYLSFGGVALAASYPFMKRFHHLPQVHLGAAFGWAVPMAWTAQTGAWPSPLAWLIFIAAVLWATIYDTMYAMADREDDLKIGLKSTAILFGDADRLIIGVLQVMMMVALYLIGRDAHLGWPYALALVVAAGMFVYQQLLIAYRVPEFCFRAFMHNNWFGFTVFAGIVLSYLLRA
- a CDS encoding ComF family protein, with product MDHGSARRLWGGFLERLYPQVCALCGDAGQPGLDLCVGCEADLPRVEQACPSCGRPLPAEAAGSVCGRCVRRPPPYAAVYAPYRYAPPVDRLIAEFKFRGRLANARLLGELFRRAAVADGRRPPPLLIPVPLHTARLRGRGYNQSLELARELARHFGVRVEAFGVRRQRATPPQMTLPARRRRANVRGVFAMRRGRRLSGSVAIVDDVMTTGATVEELARVLRRAGASRVEVWSFARAGQARSR
- the bioB gene encoding biotin synthase BioB, encoding MHTTRHDWAIEEIETLFDQPFNDLLFAAQQTHREHFDPNAVQVSSLLSIKTGACPEDCAYCPQSAHHHTELERERLLPLEEVVAEARAAKAKGATRFCMGAAWRNPTDRNLERVAEMVSAVRAEGLETCVTLGMLEARQAERLKAAGLDYYNHNLDTSPEFYGRIITTRVYEDRLNTLAHVREAGISVCTGGIVGMGESRRDRARLLQQLANLPRHPESVPINNLVQVEGTPLHGIEAIDPLEFVRTIAAARLLMPQSHVRLSAGRLDMSDELQALCFLAGANSIFYGEKLLTTDNPEADRDRELFRRLGIHAAPAHRGTAETASAQRA
- the bioF gene encoding 8-amino-7-oxononanoate synthase → MFDLHQRLEARRAAGLQRFRRQVEGPAGPLQRIDGREILSFCSNDYLGLAGHPAIAEALRRGSLAYGTGSGSAHLINGHSRAHHALEEALAEFVGRPRALLFSTGYMANLGTVAALVGRGDSVVEDRLNHASLIDAGTLSGAKRLRYAHADVDSARRQLSRAEGDTLLLTDGVFSMDGDVAPLPALVEAARECGAWLMVDDAHGIGVHGSGGRGTLARYGLGQQDAPVLMGTLGKALGTAGAFVAGDEDLIEYLIGAARTYLFTTAMPAALAEATLQALTLAREEEWRRERLSELIVRLRGGAAALGLTLMPSDTPIQPILIGDSAQALAVADALWAQGILVPAIRPPTVAEGQARLRITLSAAHEPEQVDRLLETLAAVLASPVGSVAADAT
- the radC gene encoding RadC family protein; translation: MGIKDWPAGERPRERLLARGAESLGDADLLAIFLRTGVRGKSAVDLARELLAEFGGLRPLLAAPREDFCRGKGLGEAKYVQLQAVLEMARRYLWEELERGGTIDGPDAAGRYLAARLRDRPSEAFACLFLDGRHRVIACEELFQGTIDGASVHPREVVRRALHHNAAALIVAHNHPSGVADPSAADEAITRRLREALALVDVRLLDHLVVGETVVSLADRGLM
- a CDS encoding Crp/Fnr family transcriptional regulator, whose product is MVPENMHLLEYIKGSPITQDLTPSDCEVLEGIMGLRQVGEGDVVLREGETDHTLYVVAEGRIRVVQEVARGEPLVLHVMGPGGLCGEMGFVDGAPHSATLITECDSVLLSLERSALESLVQSHPHVVYHVMRAIVRLGHQVLKRMNHHHLEMNKYITQAGGYS
- the coaBC gene encoding bifunctional phosphopantothenoylcysteine decarboxylase/phosphopantothenate--cysteine ligase CoaBC — encoded protein: MSTPLAHSRILLGVTGGIAVYKACELTRLLVKAGCEVRVAMTAAACEFVTPLTFQALSGNPVHTTLLDERAEAGMGHIELARWANAVLVAPASADFMARLAHGLADDLLATLCLATEAPLYLAPAMNRVMWANPATQANRTLLESRGIALLGPAEGDQACGEIGAGRMFEPAEILAALGEYKGPLAGVRVTVTAGPTREPIDPVRVIANRSSGRMGFAIAAAARAAGAQVTLIAGPVALATPRGVSRVDVETAADMHRAVLSVLPSTDLFVAAAAVADYRPAAASTHKLKKTADTLALALERTPDILAEVSAHRPRPFCVGFAAETDDLLANARAKLAAKRLDMIAANRVGDGLGIEQSDNALEVLWDEGARCLPRASKEDLARELVALVAERYRHIHPLKEDPARHAQD